The stretch of DNA CAGTGCCTTTTCCTAAACTTTTCACAATATGAACTcttcagtaaattattttaacagactgcttcacttcattttctgaagtatcaatggaaataaaaacaacttgtAACTGTTATCTTTCACAGTCTTGCTGGAGTCCCCTTTTTAACAGCTTGTATTACCTGTTTTATGTAAATAGCTAGTGTTCTGCCAAAATGGTTTTGTTAATGCAAATTGATCTGCACGGCCTGTGTTCtcatataaacaaaaaatactatGAAAGTCAAAGGCCAAGCAGTTTCCTTCATTCACTACAACCCACGTTCTGCAGGTGGATTCATATCTGTACTTGTCATACGGCAGCAGTGATCTTATTTGAAGGTCAGTTCTCCTCCATCTGCAGAATTGCTAGATTGTGGCACAAGTTGGATGTTCACAAATGAAAACTGCGGAAGTACAGAATGGCTCTGGCAAAATATTATATtccttgttttgcatttcacCTTCAGGAACACATATTTGACATTTTCCATGTTAAGAACTTAAATTCACATataataatctatttttttaagcagctgGACTCCAGTCTTACTAATGTTAGAAGTTACTGGTTCTACATTAGAACAGAGTCCTGTCCAACACAGACATAACCTTATAGAACTTCAAATAGTcatgtttgaaaatatgaagtcaACATGTTAACCTGGGAGCAGATGcctaaaactgaaaatttctttttcctaaaaggCCATATGTTCATGTATAGGCCACTATACATGCTGTTTTAAAGCTTCCTGCCCAGTATTTTTTGATCCCAAAAGTGAGTGAAGTttgaatataaaatttaaaattggGAACAAGTGAGGAGAATCTTAGGATACAACcagaataaatttttctatACTTTGTACTCTGCAGTGTCAGCTAAAATGGAATTGAATTCACAATTCACAACTGACATTACAATAACCAACTGAcattatttaaaagacaaaacattttgtttatcaGCAGTTCCTCATCCCTGCCAGATCTCTTTTATCAGTGGCCTAAAATTCTCTCCATGTAGCTGCATGCAAggtaaaaaactttttttttttttttttgcaattgaTACAGCTCACAACATAATTAATGTTCTACCTTTAGAAAAAGTGGTATTACAGTTTTTGATGCCCCCATGGCACCCATGATTTAGCAGAGTTACATGCTGTTAATAATGTTCTCTCTGCTTGGGCTAGCAGAAGCAGTAACACGGGCTACAAAGGGGACTACTTCGTAGCATGTTCCTGGCAGGCAGAATTTTTCTCCTGTCTGCTTTTGCTATATATATTGTCTGTGCTATCATCTTGCTCATATCAAAAAGTTCAATCTCTTTTTGCAAGCAGTCTCAGTGGACTCACAAATGCAGCATGGAAACTACTGATAtcaaagaatgtttttatttttcctgctacagaactttcacatttctgtaaCTAAAAATTTTCCTATCAGTTTTTATGACTTCAGAATTCTCAGGTGGCTGCAGGGAAGGTGGAAGTTGAAGATGCAACAGAGATGCAGATTCTTGctaatgtttctgttctgtgtttccaGAAATCGAGTTCCCCTGGTTTTTAGTTGTTATCTTCGGAGTGTGTGGGCTGGCCGTAACAGCGATCTTAATCCTGTTGTCCAAACACCCAAGGTAGAGAGGTTTATCtgttatatttcatttattcatagTCTAAGAAAAGGGTGCTTCAACTTCATCACATCTTTGGAGCTAGAAACCATTTTGACAATCACTGTCCATCCTCTCAAGTTACGTGAATGCTGGTGTATGTGCGTACTCGGCTTTGAGCAGGAGGAGTCTGACTATGCTGACAGTTCCTGTTCCTTCTGGATTGCAGAGCATTTTATAATACGGTATTTACTTAGTATACTTAGACTTTGAAggcagttgtttttctttaagtaagTCCATTCAAATTTagtaaattgtattttttacaCATTCTGCTCAAAAGTTTCACTCAAACATATGGCTGTATATTTGGATTTGTTCTAAGGCTATTCCAGTAATCTGACTATTTCTTCACTGAGCCAAGGGAAAGAGCTTGAGTCATAGAGCAGTATTTGGTATCTGTGGATAGACTGTGCCTCCTATAAATAACTGggacaaagtaaaacaaagctcAGGATTATGTCATTTATAAAAATGACACAGTGACACATTTATAAGAATGACATAATGGTCTCAGAGTGAATTCAGTCCCTAAAATAAGTGTTCAGGGACAGCTTTTGACAGAATTAATTCACTTCAGAGCAACACCATTGTCTAGCCACAGTGCACATATACATGTTGTCAGTAGTCTTATATATACACATTGAAAATGAACACTGAGGTGTTTTCTGCGTACCAGCTAAGGACAagtcactgaaatgaaaacaagatggTGCTGAAAAAATAGGTTAGGCAAGCAGCATTGCATTTTAGAACTGCTTAACTTCCAGTAGGCCACTCCCTGCAATAGCAGAAGCTCTGTGTGTCAGTTGGGTGCGAGATGTCACATGTGGGACTGGGAGCTTACTGTTCAGCACACAGAGCAAGGAGTAGCTTGTTCTCAAAAAATCCCAACGGCTATAGCACGTCTCTAATCACAGCTCATTTCATGCTAATAGTGATTGCTGAAGGAGGCTTTTCTCCAGCAATGACTCTATATCTGGCATGTATTTCTGGACCTGTGGGCTTCCACCCTTCAAACTGGTGCATGTGGTGGTGGGAGTGACAGCATCTCTTGCAGGAACACAGGCTTCTTAGATTTCCAGTAATGCAAAATATCCAGGACACACTTCTTCCTGTATCTGAAAAGATcccaattcatttttttttcaactttgaTTTCACAAATTCTGAACCAGGCTCCTTAGGACAGATGCCATAGGATCAAGCCTTGAGACACACAGACTAGAGTTACCTGCAGCTAAGAAAGGAGCCTCCTGAACTAGTTCTCGAGTCAGTGAGTGGTAAAATCCTTGGGCTGTGTCATTAGATGGAGTTCCCAATCCTGTCAGAATATCTGATGTGTGGATTCAGCTGGAAATGCAGATCTTAAATTAGTACTTTGAGATCCCAGCCAGTGCACAGCTAGCACAATCCCTCCAGGGAACAGGTGGAAAATTGCTGGATTTCTGGCTTTCATTGAAGCTTACTGGACAAAACTGTAGAGTCtaccaaaagcaaaaatagatGGGGAATGCGTGCCTTCCATAGTTAAGCAGAAGGTGCCTAAATTTTTCACTTAGACCTCTTAAGGCTCCTCCAGTCCTCCTTGGACAACAGCAGGGTCAATAACAATGCAGCAAAATCAGTGCTGGGATTTGGTTCTGCAGTTCTCACAGTTTACcttctaaaatacagaagtaattCAGTATGAAGAGAATGCTCAGTTTCCCTTTTGGGAGTACAATTTACATGTtagcaaaagaaacagagaggtAAAATGGAAGAGGATAGGCATGACCATAGGtgaattattattgttattttctcagagaattttaaattcattttatgaaGGACTAAAATAATGTCTCCACAGCCTGAACATGCATAAGCAAGTTCTTCCTCAACAATGATAAAACCTTCTTGTTATTATATATTAATTCTTGCATCAATAACTGTCAAACAGATGACAAAATATTGGCCTCTCCAACTTTCTCTGTTACCCTCTTTAAATTAATAGGGCTCATGCAAGACTACTTTATCCCTCAAAAAAAACttaggaaaaagataaaaagggaAACAATTGACAATGCTCTAGGAATGTATTCTCCTTatataaagcattaaaataacagAACGGAGTCAGAGTAGAGTTCAGCATAAATTTACGTGATTCCAACAAGGGCAGGCTACAAAAAGataggggtttttttgttttgttttgctttaatttggaatgagagaaaaaaatattccttagtGCTATTTTCAACTGAATCTTTAAACATTTCAACCTTGAAGCAAAGAAGTCTAAATGCAACGTACAGCTCTCTTCTTTCTAGCCTCCTCAAAAAGGacttctgtaaattaaaaactaccatttatttttttccaggttaaaaatgctgatttttccTCCTGTCCCAGTTCCAAAGATTAAAGGAATTGACCCAGATCTCTTGAAGGTAACGTTGTACTCTAAAATCTACAGCAGGAATCACTGTAGTAGTAACAGGTTACAATTGTTGTTCCAGACAGAACAACTTTCTAGggaaaaaattacatcttttaGCAATGTGTGGGGAGATGCAATAGAACAACttttcataaaatatgaaaacaacaaaaaaccttctTGTAATTATTATATCAACTACAGTTCCTTTTCCTTAAGCTAGCATCATTAgaagcacaaatatttttgttctttcctttacaacatctgttttttctcattttatagaAAGGAAAGCTAGATGAAGTGAACTCCATCTTAGCCAGCCATGATAACTACAAGACACAGCTATACAATGATGACTTGTGGGTTGAGTTTATTGAGTTGGACATAGATGACTCCGACGAAAAGAACAGAGTCTCAGATACTGACAGGCTCCTGAGTGACGATCGTCTGAAATCACACAGTTGCTTGGGAGCAAAGGATGATGACTCTGGACGGGCCAGTTGTTGTGAACCAGATATTCCAGAGACAGACTTCAGTGCAAGCGACACATGTGATGCCATCTCTGATATTGATCAGTTCAAGAAGgtaactgaaaaagaagaagatcTCTTGTGCCTTGATAGGAAAGATGATAATGAGGCACTTCCAAGTATTGCCAACACAGATACCCAACAGCCGCATACTAGTACTCAGTCTGAAAGCAGAGAGTCATGGCCACCTTTTGCAGACAGCACTGACTTAGCTAGTCCATCAGTCCATACCCAGCTAAGCAACCAGAATTCTCTGACAAACACTGACTTTTATGCACAAGTGAGTGATATTACTCCAGCTGGAAGCGTTGTACTTTCACCAGGGCAGAAATCCAAGGTGGGGAGAGCACAGTGTGAAGGCTGCACAGAACAAAACTTCGCCATGGACAGTGCCTATTTCTGTGAGGCAGATGTGAAAAAATGTATTGCTGTGATTTCCCAGGAAGAGGATGAGCCGCGTGTTCAGGAGCAAAGCTGTAACGAGGACACTTACTTCACCACAGAAAGCCTTACCACTACTGGTATCAATCTTGGAGCTTCAATGGCAGAAACCCCAAGTATGGAAATGCCTGTCCCAGACTACACTTCTATTCATATAGTTCACTCTCCACAAGGCCTTGTGCTCAATGCAACTGCACTGCCTGTGCCAGAGAAAGAATTTAACATGTCTTGTGGCTATGTGAGCACAGACCAGCTGAACAAAATCATGCCATAGCAATTCTTTGACTAGGTGTGCAGTATTTCACAGCAGAGAGTCAGCTTCGGCTTGTGTGCTGAAACCAAAATGAAGTGCAAACGTTTGTTGTGGTTCTTACAAGTTTATCTCAAATGTtgaaacataaaatattcaTCAAAGTATGCCTCTTGTTCTGTAAATATTATCTATGAATTTGTCTTGAGACTGCTTAACTAGCCGTGACTGTCTTGTTCTCGTGGGTGTTGATTTTTGTGATACTAAACATTGAAATGACTACGTTTAATGTACAGTAAATCATGCTTTTTGATAAAGCTGAAAATCAGGTGGTCTGAAATCTGAGAATTTGTTAAAAATCATGCAGTTGACGGAGATCTTTATATCAGTAATTGGGAACTGAACATGAAGGtgaagaaaaaacccacaaaagtaGTTTGAATAAAACATCTATTTTGATctatataaaataatgaaatatattttaatattttagtcACAAAAGCGTAGATGTTTTATATACACTACATGCTGTAGTTTAATTACAATGACCCATCCAAGCAATATAATCGCTGCAGTCTTAAAAaggagttttctgttttataaaagtTTTGTTTGCAGCAAAAATTACAAATAGATTTTACAGAGCCATTTTATAACTCCAAAAAAGTCTGTTGAGAaactttgaagtattttaggAACTTGGAGTCATTGATCCTATTGCTTTCTTACGGTAATTAGTATAGAAATATACATGAAATTTAAAGTTTTGTAGAAAACTTTAGACTATACAAAATATTTGGACAAAAGATTCTGTTCTTCATCAAATTCTGGTTAATGATAATATACTTTTGTAAAGCAAGATTTTGATGACCGTAGTATTAAGGAGTGTGGAAGCAcactttcactgaaaatttttgaaaacacatgAATAAGCTCTGGTGATTTAGCAGCATATCTTTTCATATTTGACCAACTTCTGAAGCCCTCCAATGGACAAAGCTACCGCTACAGTTATTAGATTGTGCCACATGAAGCTTTgattaagaaagtaaaataaggACTTCAGGATTTGGCCAGCAGTTGATTTTTTAAGCTATTAATAGATATAAAGGCTTCAATGGAACATGGGAATTGAATACAGTGTTGTTCAAAaggatttttcctctttgcctaACAGCATCTCCTCTGACTGCGCTAGGCAGACTTAGGAAGGAAAGGAGgtaagaaaaccaaaaccatgtGGGAATGTTCTCCTTATTCTTAAGTACATAAAGAACTTGACAGAGCTTTGCAATGAGTTTTTATTGCTTCAGAAGTTACCTTACTAGGCTATAGCTGCATCATAGCAGGGTTCTTCTGATAAAGCAAATGGGGATGttcattgcctttctctgaCATGAACAGAAGTGTATGACATGCAGTGAATGCAGATCTTGCTCATGATGTCTCCCACTGAACTCACTGATGCTCTCTTTGTGACCAAGGGCTACAGGACTGAGCCCAACTATTGGGTGGGATTTTTACGTTTAGAACATACTTTACGGTAAATGTGCATTAGGTATTCTGCTAATTTGCTGCTATA from Numida meleagris isolate 19003 breed g44 Domestic line chromosome Z, NumMel1.0, whole genome shotgun sequence encodes:
- the GHR gene encoding growth hormone receptor, with the translated sequence MDLRHLLFTLALICANDSLSASDDLLLWPQISKCRSPELETFSCYWTDGNLTTSGTIQLLYMKRNDENWKECPDYITAGENSCYFNTSYTSIWIPYCVKLANKDEVFDEKCFSVDEIVLPDPPVHLNWTLLNTSQTGIHGDIQVRWDPPPTADVQKGWITLEYELQYKEVNETKWKELEPRLSTVVPLYSLKMGRDYEIRVRSRQRTSEKFGEFSEILYVSFTQAGIEFVHCAEEIEFPWFLVVIFGVCGLAVTAILILLSKHPRLKMLIFPPVPVPKIKGIDPDLLKKGKLDEVNSILASHDNYKTQLYNDDLWVEFIELDIDDSDEKNRVSDTDRLLSDDRLKSHSCLGAKDDDSGRASCCEPDIPETDFSASDTCDAISDIDQFKKVTEKEEDLLCLDRKDDNEALPSIANTDTQQPHTSTQSESRESWPPFADSTDLASPSVHTQLSNQNSLTNTDFYAQVSDITPAGSVVLSPGQKSKVGRAQCEGCTEQNFAMDSAYFCEADVKKCIAVISQEEDEPRVQEQSCNEDTYFTTESLTTTGINLGASMAETPSMEMPVPDYTSIHIVHSPQGLVLNATALPVPEKEFNMSCGYVSTDQLNKIMP